Proteins encoded within one genomic window of Pseudalkalibacillus sp. SCS-8:
- a CDS encoding acetyl-CoA C-acetyltransferase, with the protein MGKTVIVSGVRTPFGKFGGALSSLTASQLGGTAIKEALVRAGISAKDVDEVIMGCVLQAGQGQIPSRQAANHAGIPWEVKTETVNKVCASGMRSVTMADQIIRAGDEEVVVAGGMESMSNAPYMMPKARWGFRMGDGKVVDSMVSDGLTCSFKGVHMGNYGNETARKFNLTREQQDEWAYRSHQRAVAAMESGKLSEEIVSVEVPQRKGDPVVVEADEAPRKDTTADALGKLRPVFDHDGTITAGNAPGVNDGAGALVLMSEERAKKDGKQVMATILGHTAIALEPENFPETPGVVINELLKKTGKSLAEIDLFEVNEAFAAVALASSQIADLDAEKVNVNGGAVALGHPIGASGSRIIITLIHELKRRGGGVGIAAICSGGGQGDAIMIEVEKQ; encoded by the coding sequence ATGGGGAAGACCGTAATTGTCAGTGGTGTCCGTACGCCGTTTGGAAAATTTGGTGGTGCACTTAGTTCGTTGACAGCTTCACAGCTTGGAGGGACAGCAATTAAAGAAGCGCTTGTCCGTGCAGGTATTTCAGCGAAAGATGTAGACGAAGTCATCATGGGATGTGTCCTGCAAGCAGGTCAAGGGCAAATCCCTTCACGCCAGGCTGCTAATCATGCCGGTATCCCTTGGGAAGTGAAAACTGAAACGGTCAACAAAGTATGTGCATCCGGTATGCGCAGTGTAACGATGGCTGACCAGATCATCCGTGCTGGAGATGAAGAAGTGGTTGTCGCGGGTGGAATGGAGTCCATGAGTAATGCACCTTACATGATGCCGAAAGCACGCTGGGGCTTCCGTATGGGAGACGGCAAGGTCGTCGATTCGATGGTTTCAGATGGACTTACCTGTTCCTTTAAAGGTGTGCATATGGGGAACTACGGAAACGAAACAGCAAGAAAGTTCAACCTTACGCGTGAGCAGCAGGATGAATGGGCATACCGCAGTCACCAGCGAGCGGTAGCGGCAATGGAATCCGGAAAACTTTCTGAGGAAATCGTTTCAGTTGAGGTTCCTCAGCGTAAAGGAGATCCGGTAGTTGTCGAGGCAGACGAAGCGCCTCGTAAGGATACGACTGCTGACGCACTCGGTAAATTGAGACCGGTATTCGACCACGATGGAACGATAACAGCTGGGAATGCCCCTGGTGTCAACGATGGAGCGGGCGCACTTGTCCTTATGTCCGAAGAACGTGCGAAAAAGGATGGAAAACAAGTGATGGCAACGATTCTAGGTCATACAGCCATTGCTTTAGAGCCTGAAAACTTCCCGGAAACACCAGGTGTCGTCATTAATGAACTACTTAAGAAAACCGGAAAATCATTAGCGGAAATCGACCTTTTTGAAGTGAATGAAGCTTTTGCGGCTGTCGCGCTTGCAAGCTCACAAATTGCTGATCTGGATGCTGAAAAAGTGAATGTGAACGGCGGTGCGGTAGCACTTGGCCACCCGATTGGGGCAAGTGGTTCTCGTATCATCATTACATTGATCCACGAGCTGAAGCGTCGTGGAGGCGGTGTCGGTATCGCGGCGATCTGTAGCGGTGGAGGTCAAGGTGACGCAATCATGATCGAAGTGGAAAAGCAATAA
- the cls gene encoding cardiolipin synthase: protein MNVLIILAIMTVIIIVWASVDYMLGRKKHLTATNKLKLDPENGQWSFYSEGTKFFKQYFEDLKSAESFIYVQFYIVRNDPLGKEMFQILKKKASDGVTVFFVVDALGSHKLPKSVIESLEESGVNVLVIERPKFPYLFYSFNRRNHRKISVIDGDFAYIGGFNVGEEYLGKDPKLGHWRDYHLRLSGSVVKQFYALIDWELKQSTAQTFHFEFPPVEEKGKEKFTLFATNGEHMESFFLSKINEAKESIFIGTPYFIPGRKIVQALKTACQNGIKVKILIPMRADHPFVKEAAIPFLLPLLHAGAEVYRYYPGFYHAKVFMIDKSFCDLGTANFDKRSFHLNNEVNCLFTSQELIDTVLKVVDFDLQQSEQLQLPDLTKRSLLERTKGLFAITISKFL from the coding sequence ATGAACGTGCTGATCATACTCGCAATCATGACTGTCATCATTATCGTTTGGGCGTCCGTCGACTATATGCTGGGCCGAAAAAAACACCTGACAGCTACGAACAAATTGAAGCTTGACCCAGAAAATGGCCAGTGGTCCTTTTACTCAGAAGGAACTAAATTTTTCAAGCAATATTTTGAGGACTTGAAATCTGCCGAGTCGTTCATTTATGTGCAATTTTATATTGTACGAAACGATCCGCTTGGAAAGGAAATGTTTCAAATACTGAAGAAAAAGGCCTCTGATGGCGTAACCGTCTTTTTCGTCGTTGATGCGCTCGGCAGTCACAAGCTTCCTAAATCGGTCATTGAAAGCCTAGAAGAATCAGGGGTCAATGTGCTTGTCATCGAACGACCTAAATTTCCATACCTATTCTATTCCTTCAACAGACGGAATCACCGGAAAATTTCAGTCATTGACGGGGATTTTGCCTATATCGGAGGCTTCAATGTAGGAGAAGAATACCTCGGAAAGGATCCGAAATTAGGTCATTGGCGTGATTACCACTTAAGGCTTTCAGGTTCGGTTGTAAAACAGTTCTACGCTCTGATTGATTGGGAATTGAAGCAATCGACTGCTCAGACCTTTCATTTCGAATTCCCCCCTGTCGAGGAAAAGGGTAAGGAGAAGTTTACATTATTTGCGACCAACGGCGAGCATATGGAGAGCTTTTTCTTGTCAAAAATCAATGAAGCGAAGGAATCGATTTTCATCGGGACCCCCTATTTCATCCCTGGACGAAAAATCGTACAGGCCTTGAAAACAGCGTGCCAGAACGGTATTAAAGTGAAGATCCTCATCCCGATGAGAGCAGATCATCCCTTCGTAAAAGAAGCAGCCATCCCCTTTCTTTTGCCCCTCTTACACGCTGGAGCAGAGGTATACCGGTATTATCCAGGCTTCTATCACGCAAAGGTATTCATGATCGACAAATCCTTCTGTGATCTCGGAACGGCCAATTTTGACAAAAGAAGCTTCCATTTGAACAATGAAGTGAATTGCCTGTTTACATCCCAGGAGTTGATTGACACGGTCTTGAAAGTGGTTGATTTCGATTTACAGCAGTCTGAACAGCTGCAATTGCCTGATTTAACTAAACGATCACTCTTAGAAAGGACAAAAGGCCTTTTTGCAATAACCATTTCAAAATTTTTGTAG
- a CDS encoding (Fe-S)-binding protein has translation MNTLLIINWLAFIFVTAYGIYLFAYVVKTRYEYIKLGKKAEFDNTMKERFQSILVNVFGQKKLLKDKKSGIIHVMMFYGFIMVQFGAIDMIVKGLSPGAHLPLGPLYPGFTLFQELVTLMILVAVIWAFYRRYIEKLVRLKRGFKAGLVLLFIGGLMLSVLFGNGMEIIWHDLELSGMAPVASAIAFLFGWVGKTGAAVLFYVSWWVHLLILLTFLVYVPQSKHAHLIAGPINVFLGRTHKVGRLASIDFEDETQETFGVGKVEDFNQKQLVDLYACVECGRCTNVCPATGTGKMLSPMDLIIKIRDHLTEKGAAITSRTPWVPAVAFSDTNGNQLAAQGFGRDETAAAVEEENRGFEYTIDLIGDVITEEEIWACTTCRNCEDQCPVMNEHVDKIIDMRRYLVLTEGKMDADGQRAIQNIERQGNPWGLSRKEREDWRDGHDDVHIPTVKEVEKAGEEFEYLFWVSSMGSYDNRSQKIALSLARMMNTAGITFAILGNKEKNSGDTPRRIGNEFLFQEIATKNIELFEKHNVKKIITIDPHAYNTFKNEYPDFGLEGVEVYHHTELLADWIREGRLKPSHEVDETITYHDSCYLGRYNEVYEPPRDILKAIPGVKVVEMNRNRQNGMCCGAGGGMMWMEEDAGHRVNVARTEQALEVSPTMIGSGCPYCLTMLSDGTKAKEVEDNVQTLDVVEILEKSVLGTEEQRVAQ, from the coding sequence ATGAACACATTATTGATCATCAACTGGCTTGCATTCATTTTTGTAACCGCTTACGGAATTTATTTATTCGCATACGTTGTTAAAACACGTTACGAGTACATCAAGCTCGGCAAAAAAGCCGAGTTCGACAATACGATGAAGGAACGTTTCCAATCCATCCTCGTCAACGTTTTCGGGCAGAAGAAGCTACTGAAGGATAAAAAGAGTGGAATCATCCACGTCATGATGTTCTATGGATTCATCATGGTCCAATTCGGTGCGATCGATATGATCGTGAAAGGTCTTTCGCCTGGAGCACATCTACCACTTGGACCGCTTTATCCAGGATTCACCCTGTTCCAGGAGCTTGTCACATTGATGATCCTGGTAGCCGTCATTTGGGCTTTTTATCGCCGTTATATTGAGAAGCTTGTCCGTTTGAAGCGCGGATTTAAAGCAGGACTTGTCCTTTTGTTCATCGGCGGTTTGATGCTTTCCGTCCTATTCGGGAACGGAATGGAAATCATCTGGCATGATCTTGAATTGAGCGGGATGGCTCCAGTCGCAAGTGCAATCGCCTTTTTATTCGGATGGGTCGGGAAAACCGGCGCTGCCGTCCTTTTCTACGTTTCCTGGTGGGTTCACTTGTTGATCCTGCTTACGTTCTTGGTCTACGTACCACAATCCAAGCACGCCCACTTGATTGCTGGACCGATCAACGTCTTCCTGGGGCGCACGCACAAGGTTGGAAGACTTGCTTCAATTGATTTTGAAGATGAGACACAGGAAACTTTCGGTGTCGGAAAAGTTGAGGACTTCAATCAGAAGCAGCTCGTCGATCTTTACGCTTGTGTCGAATGTGGACGTTGTACAAATGTGTGTCCAGCTACTGGTACTGGAAAGATGCTGTCACCGATGGACTTGATCATCAAAATCCGTGACCACTTGACGGAAAAAGGTGCAGCAATTACATCCCGTACACCTTGGGTACCGGCTGTAGCATTCAGTGATACAAACGGAAACCAGTTAGCAGCACAAGGATTTGGCCGTGACGAAACGGCTGCTGCTGTAGAGGAAGAAAACCGTGGATTCGAATATACGATCGACCTCATTGGCGATGTCATTACGGAAGAAGAAATCTGGGCGTGTACAACATGCCGGAACTGTGAAGATCAATGTCCGGTCATGAATGAACACGTCGACAAGATTATCGACATGCGTCGTTATCTCGTTCTGACAGAAGGAAAGATGGATGCTGATGGTCAGCGCGCTATCCAGAATATTGAACGTCAAGGTAATCCTTGGGGGCTGAGCCGTAAGGAACGTGAAGACTGGCGCGACGGACACGACGATGTCCACATCCCGACTGTAAAAGAAGTCGAAAAAGCGGGTGAAGAATTCGAGTACCTGTTCTGGGTAAGTTCAATGGGCTCTTATGACAACCGAAGCCAAAAGATTGCGTTGTCACTGGCACGCATGATGAACACTGCTGGTATCACGTTTGCGATCCTCGGTAACAAGGAGAAAAACTCAGGTGATACACCACGTCGTATCGGTAATGAGTTCTTGTTCCAGGAAATTGCGACGAAAAATATCGAGTTATTCGAGAAGCACAATGTGAAGAAAATCATTACGATCGACCCTCACGCATACAACACGTTCAAAAATGAGTATCCAGACTTCGGTCTTGAAGGCGTTGAGGTTTATCACCATACAGAGCTGTTAGCGGACTGGATCCGTGAAGGCCGCTTGAAGCCGTCGCATGAAGTCGATGAAACGATTACGTATCATGACTCCTGCTACCTCGGACGCTACAACGAAGTGTATGAACCGCCACGTGACATTTTGAAAGCGATTCCGGGCGTCAAAGTTGTCGAAATGAATCGTAACCGTCAAAACGGCATGTGCTGTGGAGCAGGGGGCGGAATGATGTGGATGGAAGAAGACGCTGGTCACCGCGTGAATGTTGCGCGTACTGAACAAGCGCTTGAGGTAAGTCCGACGATGATCGGAAGCGGATGCCCGTACTGCCTCACCATGCTCAGTGACGGTACGAAGGCGAAAGAAGTGGAAGACAACGTACAAACACTTGATGTCGTTGAAATCCTTGAAAAATCTGTATTAGGAACAGAAGAACAACGCGTAGCGCAATAA
- a CDS encoding acyl-CoA dehydrogenase, protein MNLRFTEEQEMMRKMVRDFAEAEIQPIVEKMDETDEFPRAVIDKMGELGLMGIPIPEEYGGAGMDFTSYIIAINELSRVSATVGVILSVHTSVGTNPIYYFGTEEQKQKYVPKLASGEYLGAFGLTEPGAGSDAGGLKTRAVRDGDHYILNGSKVFITNAGEADVYIVFASTNPDEGSRGISAFIVDKDTPGFQVGKKEKKMGLNGSNTSQLIFEDAKVPVENRLGEEGMGFKIAMSNLDAGRIGIAAQALGIAEAALRYSTDYTKERQQFGKPIALQQGIGFKLADMATEVEAAKLLTYKAANLKSLGKPCGKDASIAKLFASTTATKSAIEAVQMHGGYGYTKDYPVERLFRDAKVCEIYEGTSEIQRLVISKHLMNS, encoded by the coding sequence ATGAATCTTCGTTTTACAGAAGAACAAGAAATGATGCGGAAAATGGTTCGTGATTTTGCGGAAGCAGAAATCCAACCGATCGTCGAGAAGATGGATGAAACAGATGAATTCCCACGAGCCGTCATAGACAAAATGGGTGAACTCGGGTTGATGGGGATTCCGATTCCGGAAGAATACGGCGGAGCAGGGATGGATTTCACCTCCTATATCATCGCAATCAATGAATTATCGAGAGTAAGCGCGACTGTAGGAGTCATCTTGTCGGTCCATACCTCTGTCGGCACAAATCCAATCTATTACTTTGGAACGGAAGAACAAAAGCAGAAGTATGTTCCGAAACTGGCGAGTGGGGAATACCTCGGTGCATTTGGTCTGACGGAACCAGGAGCCGGATCAGATGCAGGCGGATTGAAAACACGTGCAGTCCGGGATGGGGATCATTACATCCTGAATGGATCGAAGGTTTTCATCACCAATGCTGGAGAAGCGGATGTCTATATCGTTTTCGCTTCTACCAATCCGGACGAAGGCAGCCGTGGAATTTCGGCTTTCATTGTCGATAAGGACACACCTGGATTCCAGGTCGGGAAAAAAGAGAAGAAAATGGGGCTGAATGGATCCAATACGAGCCAACTCATTTTTGAGGATGCGAAAGTTCCCGTGGAAAACCGTCTTGGTGAGGAAGGAATGGGCTTCAAGATTGCGATGTCCAATCTGGATGCAGGACGCATCGGGATTGCTGCACAAGCACTCGGTATCGCGGAAGCGGCTCTTCGCTATTCGACGGACTACACGAAGGAACGACAGCAATTCGGTAAGCCGATCGCGCTTCAGCAAGGGATTGGATTCAAGCTCGCAGACATGGCGACAGAAGTCGAAGCGGCGAAGCTTTTAACCTATAAGGCTGCAAATCTGAAGTCGCTTGGTAAACCGTGTGGCAAGGATGCATCCATAGCGAAGCTGTTTGCATCTACGACAGCGACGAAATCTGCGATTGAAGCAGTCCAAATGCACGGTGGATACGGCTATACGAAGGATTATCCTGTCGAGCGGCTGTTCCGTGATGCGAAAGTGTGTGAAATCTATGAAGGCACGAGTGAAATCCAGAGGTTGGTCATCAGCAAGCATTTGATGAATTCGTAA
- the argS gene encoding arginine--tRNA ligase, with amino-acid sequence MNIVEQVKERLKDEIVESVVKAGLASKEEIPEVILELPKNKDHGDFATNMAMQLARIAKKAPRQIADEMVAHFDRSKASIDKIEVAGPGFINFYFDNQYLTQLIPAIIEEGDDYGSSDVGKQKKIQIEFVSANPTGSLHLGHARGAAVGDTLCNLLEKAGFDVSREYYINDAGNQIHNLALSLEARYLQALGKEAEMPEDGYYGKDIIGFAQEVVEKDGDKYVSYNQEERLNFFREYGLEKELEKIKKDLAAFRVDFDEWFSETSLYTSGKIDRALEMLHEKGVTYEKDGATWFRTTDFGDDKDRVLIKNDGTYTYLTPDIAYHFDKFQRGFETLINIWGADHHGYIPRMKAAVEAMGYERDQLEIQIIQLVSLFQNGEKVKMSKRTGKAVTLRDLMDEVGVDAMRYFFAMRSSDSHLDFDMDLAVSRSNENPVYYIQYAHARVCSMLRQGEEKGYSIEEDVDLSYIKSEKEYDLLKKLGEFPEAVADAALTLSTHRMTNYLFELASALHSFYNAERVLDDEHPEQSKARYALMKAVQQTLKNGTKLIGVSAPEKM; translated from the coding sequence ATGAATATCGTTGAACAGGTAAAAGAACGATTGAAAGATGAAATTGTAGAATCCGTCGTCAAAGCTGGGCTCGCTTCAAAAGAAGAAATTCCAGAAGTGATCCTTGAGCTTCCGAAGAACAAAGACCATGGGGACTTTGCGACGAATATGGCAATGCAGCTTGCTCGTATTGCGAAAAAAGCACCTCGTCAAATTGCTGATGAAATGGTCGCCCATTTCGATCGTTCCAAGGCTTCAATTGATAAGATCGAAGTAGCTGGACCAGGATTCATCAATTTCTATTTTGATAACCAGTATCTGACTCAATTGATTCCTGCCATCATTGAGGAAGGTGATGATTATGGTTCCTCAGATGTTGGGAAACAGAAGAAGATCCAGATCGAGTTTGTCTCAGCGAACCCGACAGGAAGCCTCCATCTCGGTCATGCTCGAGGTGCAGCTGTCGGTGATACATTATGCAATCTACTCGAAAAAGCTGGTTTCGACGTTTCTCGAGAATACTACATCAATGATGCCGGAAATCAGATCCATAACCTCGCGTTATCTCTAGAAGCCCGTTATCTCCAAGCCTTAGGGAAAGAAGCAGAAATGCCGGAGGATGGCTATTATGGTAAAGACATCATCGGCTTCGCCCAAGAAGTGGTGGAGAAGGATGGGGACAAGTACGTTTCCTATAACCAGGAGGAACGACTGAACTTTTTCCGTGAATACGGTCTAGAGAAAGAGCTTGAAAAAATCAAGAAGGATCTCGCAGCGTTCCGTGTTGACTTTGATGAATGGTTCTCAGAGACCTCTCTTTATACATCAGGGAAAATCGATCGAGCGTTAGAGATGCTTCACGAAAAAGGAGTCACTTACGAAAAAGATGGCGCCACATGGTTTAGAACGACTGATTTCGGTGATGACAAGGATCGTGTTCTAATCAAAAATGATGGGACGTACACGTATTTGACACCGGATATTGCGTACCATTTTGACAAGTTCCAGCGTGGCTTCGAAACCTTGATCAACATTTGGGGAGCGGACCATCATGGATACATCCCACGTATGAAAGCGGCCGTCGAAGCGATGGGGTATGAGCGCGATCAGTTGGAGATCCAAATCATCCAGCTCGTCAGCCTTTTCCAAAACGGTGAAAAGGTGAAGATGAGTAAGCGTACGGGGAAAGCCGTCACACTCCGCGATTTGATGGATGAAGTCGGCGTTGATGCGATGCGGTACTTCTTCGCAATGCGAAGCTCAGACTCTCATCTGGATTTCGACATGGATCTTGCAGTCTCCCGTTCCAATGAAAATCCGGTCTACTACATCCAATATGCGCATGCCCGCGTATGCAGCATGCTCCGTCAAGGGGAAGAGAAAGGCTATTCGATCGAGGAAGATGTCGATCTATCCTATATCAAATCTGAAAAAGAATACGATCTGTTGAAAAAGCTGGGAGAATTCCCTGAAGCGGTAGCCGACGCAGCGTTGACCCTGTCGACGCATCGGATGACGAATTATCTGTTTGAGCTAGCATCAGCTCTCCACAGCTTTTACAACGCAGAGCGCGTCCTTGACGACGAGCATCCTGAACAAAGCAAGGCACGATATGCATTGATGAAAGCTGTCCAGCAAACATTGAAGAACGGAACGAAACTCATCGGGGTTTCCGCTCCTGAAAAAATGTAA
- a CDS encoding alpha/beta hydrolase, with translation MVHVHNRQLSISDKGEGMPVIFLHPPGLGKEVFHYQDHLTEHYRVIRYDMCGHGDSEGIDEPVTIKLLSEELLAVLDALDIDKAVICGYSAGGSVAQEFALTYPERTAGLILSGGFPRVVNPFLKAEFLLGMKILKHSPHLLGKILTTSHGIKQEDRDRLWKTVSRTNTQNWYDFYDASYTYSCYHLLPSIQPPTLVIYGQNAKHIKVHVKDYETLVHNSRIAIVRHAFHEVPIREWHVFNQIVDTFIQNGVNKTTK, from the coding sequence ATGGTGCATGTACATAACCGTCAACTGAGTATCAGCGATAAAGGAGAAGGGATGCCGGTCATATTCCTGCATCCACCAGGCCTCGGGAAAGAAGTCTTTCATTATCAGGATCATTTAACGGAGCATTACAGGGTGATCCGGTACGATATGTGCGGCCATGGGGACAGCGAGGGGATCGATGAACCTGTGACCATCAAGCTTTTGTCTGAGGAGCTTCTCGCTGTCCTCGATGCACTTGATATCGACAAAGCTGTCATTTGTGGTTATTCGGCAGGTGGTTCGGTCGCTCAGGAATTTGCGCTGACGTATCCCGAACGTACGGCTGGTCTAATCTTAAGCGGAGGCTTCCCGCGTGTGGTCAATCCTTTCCTGAAGGCTGAATTCCTGCTCGGTATGAAGATACTTAAGCACTCGCCTCATCTGCTTGGAAAAATTCTTACCACAAGTCACGGAATCAAGCAGGAAGATCGGGACAGGCTGTGGAAAACCGTAAGTAGAACAAATACGCAGAATTGGTATGACTTCTATGACGCTTCCTACACATACTCCTGCTATCACCTTCTACCTTCCATCCAACCACCGACTTTAGTCATTTATGGGCAGAATGCAAAGCATATCAAGGTTCATGTGAAGGATTATGAAACGTTGGTGCACAATTCACGGATTGCAATTGTCCGACATGCTTTCCATGAAGTACCGATCAGAGAGTGGCATGTGTTCAATCAAATCGTGGATACATTCATCCAGAATGGTGTGAACAAAACAACGAAATAA
- a CDS encoding XapX domain-containing protein — protein sequence MKIAVLSILSGFIVGVVFALFKLPIPAPPALSGILGIVGIYLGYKFVISVLPYIMNT from the coding sequence ATGAAAATTGCAGTGTTATCAATTTTATCTGGATTCATCGTCGGAGTCGTGTTCGCGCTCTTTAAGCTTCCGATTCCTGCACCACCAGCTCTTTCGGGAATTCTCGGAATCGTTGGAATCTATCTTGGGTATAAATTTGTCATCTCAGTATTGCCTTATATCATGAACACTTAA
- a CDS encoding RDD family protein, whose product MGEVRNNQRPNVHVYASVWQRILAVIVDLLVITAPLSVISFLVVGNWRGDWITILLEAIYWLVIPVITRGYTIGKWMAGIRIEMRKGNPPGYFCMFLRYAVVPFFYVISFGGLLLLSCGMMVLRTDRKSLHDVVAGTVVVKGSVPKYVPNQSKISA is encoded by the coding sequence TTGGGCGAGGTCAGGAATAATCAACGTCCGAATGTTCATGTTTACGCATCAGTTTGGCAGCGGATCCTTGCTGTCATTGTTGATCTCCTTGTCATCACAGCTCCACTCAGTGTCATCAGCTTCCTCGTTGTAGGGAATTGGCGAGGAGACTGGATTACGATTTTGCTTGAGGCGATTTATTGGTTGGTCATTCCGGTCATAACGAGAGGATATACGATCGGGAAGTGGATGGCTGGTATCCGCATTGAAATGCGCAAAGGAAATCCGCCGGGTTATTTTTGCATGTTTTTACGTTACGCCGTTGTTCCGTTCTTCTATGTCATTTCTTTCGGAGGTCTGCTGCTCTTAAGCTGCGGAATGATGGTATTACGGACCGATCGCAAGAGTCTTCACGACGTAGTAGCGGGTACGGTCGTCGTCAAAGGGTCTGTACCGAAGTATGTACCGAACCAATCGAAAATTTCCGCATAA
- a CDS encoding 3-hydroxybutyryl-CoA dehydrogenase, with the protein MQIKNVMVVGAGQMGSGIAQVFAQSEYNVILHDLKEEFVQKGMEYISKNMNRQVEKERMTREQADAVLSRLTTSTDLNNASDVDLVVEAVVENLEVKCKLFTHLDDIAPEHAILATNTSSLPITEIAAATNRPERVIGMHFMNPVPVMKLVEIIRGLATTDEIYKVIEDTTKTLSKTPVEVNDFPGFVSNRVLMPMINEAIYTVYEGVAEPEAIDEVMKLGMNHPMGPLTLADFIGLDTCLYIMETLHEGFGDDKYRPCPLLRKYVKAGWLGKKTGKGFYEYN; encoded by the coding sequence ATGCAAATCAAAAACGTAATGGTCGTCGGAGCAGGGCAGATGGGCTCAGGAATTGCACAGGTTTTTGCACAGTCTGAATACAACGTCATTTTACATGACTTGAAGGAAGAGTTTGTGCAGAAGGGCATGGAATACATTTCAAAAAACATGAACCGTCAAGTTGAGAAGGAACGGATGACGAGGGAACAAGCAGATGCGGTTCTTTCCCGTTTGACGACATCAACCGATTTGAACAACGCATCCGATGTCGATCTTGTCGTAGAGGCGGTCGTCGAAAACCTTGAAGTGAAATGCAAGCTATTCACTCATTTGGATGACATCGCGCCAGAGCATGCGATTCTTGCAACAAACACGTCTTCGTTACCGATTACGGAAATCGCGGCAGCAACAAATCGTCCCGAAAGAGTAATCGGCATGCACTTCATGAATCCGGTACCCGTCATGAAGCTTGTTGAAATCATCCGAGGACTTGCGACGACAGATGAAATTTACAAAGTGATTGAAGATACGACAAAAACACTCAGCAAGACGCCGGTCGAAGTAAACGACTTTCCAGGTTTCGTTTCCAACCGTGTGTTGATGCCAATGATCAACGAAGCGATCTATACCGTGTATGAAGGAGTCGCAGAACCGGAAGCGATCGATGAAGTCATGAAGCTCGGAATGAATCACCCGATGGGGCCTTTGACATTGGCAGATTTCATCGGACTTGATACGTGTCTCTATATCATGGAGACCTTGCATGAAGGGTTCGGGGATGACAAATACCGACCGTGTCCGCTATTGCGTAAATACGTGAAGGCAGGCTGGCTAGGTAAGAAGACAGGCAAAGGATTTTATGAATACAACTAA
- a CDS encoding DUF1934 domain-containing protein: protein MDATPIPVKVMLHTKVTDSGEEEETKLSSDGTLYRKSDAVYLRYDEVLNENDNVNTTIKIKDEDITIIRSGAVSMKQRFTPGGLKEGTYESPYGPIQIATKTDSIDFEWHELEQEGHLTLNYRVLFQGEEAGYHELAITLRGEEL, encoded by the coding sequence GTGGACGCGACACCAATCCCTGTAAAAGTAATGCTACATACGAAAGTGACCGATTCAGGTGAAGAAGAAGAAACAAAGCTATCTTCTGATGGAACGCTCTACAGGAAGTCGGACGCTGTGTACCTCCGTTACGATGAAGTCCTGAATGAAAACGACAATGTGAATACGACGATAAAAATCAAAGATGAAGATATTACAATTATTAGGAGCGGAGCCGTTTCGATGAAACAACGGTTCACGCCTGGGGGCTTAAAAGAAGGAACGTATGAAAGTCCTTATGGTCCGATCCAAATTGCAACGAAGACAGATTCCATTGACTTTGAATGGCACGAATTGGAGCAAGAAGGCCATCTTACATTAAACTATCGCGTCCTTTTCCAGGGAGAAGAGGCGGGGTATCACGAATTGGCAATCACGCTGAGAGGGGAAGAATTATGA